One window from the genome of Anopheles coluzzii chromosome X, AcolN3, whole genome shotgun sequence encodes:
- the LOC120958505 gene encoding uncharacterized protein LOC120958505, which translates to MVEGMPVSDRLHLLAEGIFQKILVGFLNNTFELLGHIYPRQKEVVSAYIIKIRLPYEIPRRIRSLDEIAQWKATEYRIFFHYLSVVILEDFYQYEGSFNHFLMLFSAITIFSSRAHQQYWSLAKIMLDEFFRHFGKYYGRSNITSNVHNLQHVAHEVEKLGSLDLYSAYDYENNLRFIKQDVKSGTNIVEQVAGRLTERSHVVKAKNIAKLIYPRLRPNGRFFITEDFSLHTQFQNQWFLTEERNIIKFVKAKKDACDSFIIVGDLIESCEELFNVVSDEDNVITDIHLSSTEICIYKVKLNVPTIRVEVPYTSVLCKLVPIFKPSRSLLQMPVRTTPQPNSIALFPLLHTFRNA; encoded by the coding sequence ATGGTCGAAGGAATGCCAGTGTCCGACAGGTTGCATTTATTGGCTGAgggaatatttcaaaaaatactAGTAGGGTTTTTGAACAACACTTTCGAACTATTAGGCCATATTTATCCTCGTCAGAAGGAAGTAGTATCTGCCTATATTATCAAAATTAGGCTTCCTTATGAAATACCTCGTAGAATCCGGTCCCTTGATGAAATTGCGCAATGGAAAGCTACTGAATACCGTATCTTCTTCCATTATTTAAGCGTAGTTATACTAGAAGATTTTTATCAATATGAAGGTTCATTTAACCATTTTTTGATGTTATTTTCTGCgataacaatattttcttcAAGGGCCCATCAACAATATTGGTCTCTGGCAAAAATAATGTTGGACGAATTCTTTAGACACTTTGGGAAATATTATGGACGGTCTAACATAACCAGCAATGTTCATAACCTTCAGCATGTTGCTCATGAAGTTGAAAAGCTTGGGTCTCTGGATTTATATTCCGCATACgattatgaaaataatttaagatTTATTAAGCAAGACGTAAAATCAGGCACTAATATAGTTGAACAAGTAGCTGGTCGTCTAACCGAACGCAGTCACGTAGTAAAAGCCAAAAACATCGCGAAACTTATATACCCGAGACTTAGACCAAACGGCCGTTTCTTTATTACCGAGGATTTTTCCCTTCACACACAGTTCCAGAACCAATGGTTTTTAACTGAAGAAAggaatattattaaatttgtaaaaGCAAAGAAAGATGCTTGTGATTCCTTTATAATTGTTGGCGATTTAATCGAATCATGTGAGGAACTTTTTAATGTAGTGTCTGATGAGGACAATGTGATAACAGATATACATTTATCATCGACTGAAATTTGTATCTACAAAGTTAAGCTTAATGTTCCTACAATAAGGGTAGAGGTCCCCTATACATCTGTGCTATGTAAGCTTGTTCCAATTTTTAAACCATCGCGGTCTTTATTGCAAATGCCTGTAAGGACAACACCCCAGCCAAATTCAATAGCTTTATTTCCTTTGTTACACACGTTTAGGAACGCATAA